From the genome of Pseudobacteriovorax antillogorgiicola, one region includes:
- a CDS encoding YHYH protein — MSKALIMFTICIGIVFGCDSTDDTSDSEAAEAYDTRTSFDTRCEAVTASVDDAGFTSVAVTCDDNYAYITSDTYPDHDLMNGITGTNEQIPVPAKDYSAPIKLSPEGTSNLTTIDAALGVAVNGVPIYDYSAAGELDVETYDEAVDTTLLGQLDNCGGHAGRGDDYHYHASPTCMIENMSNSGDSAVIGWAYDGYPIYGNNNPDGSTITTGELDTCNGKSDEIYGYRYHTSEVAPYILQCLRGEIDDSVLPRVAPMQGRTDGRPPEGGVTNLTHTISNGGTRLEYTYQNQTYYLQYSESDTANCYDFETRTVTNNGEVVVGEYCRE, encoded by the coding sequence ATGTCAAAAGCTTTGATAATGTTCACAATATGCATCGGTATCGTATTCGGATGCGATTCGACTGATGATACTTCCGATTCCGAAGCTGCTGAAGCCTATGATACGCGGACAAGTTTCGATACAAGGTGCGAAGCTGTAACTGCTTCAGTAGACGATGCGGGGTTCACTAGCGTTGCGGTTACTTGCGATGATAATTATGCATATATTACTTCCGATACCTATCCCGACCACGATTTGATGAATGGTATCACTGGAACAAACGAACAGATCCCAGTTCCGGCTAAGGACTATAGTGCACCCATAAAACTTAGTCCTGAAGGCACAAGCAATCTCACCACCATTGATGCGGCTTTAGGAGTCGCCGTCAATGGAGTTCCTATCTATGACTATTCTGCTGCTGGAGAACTCGATGTAGAAACCTACGACGAAGCCGTTGATACAACACTTCTAGGGCAACTCGATAATTGTGGAGGGCACGCTGGGCGAGGGGATGATTACCATTATCACGCGAGTCCAACTTGTATGATTGAGAACATGTCCAATTCTGGGGATAGTGCTGTTATAGGTTGGGCCTACGATGGTTACCCCATTTACGGCAACAATAACCCAGATGGTTCGACGATAACAACAGGAGAGCTAGATACTTGTAATGGTAAGTCAGACGAGATCTATGGCTATCGCTATCACACGTCGGAAGTGGCTCCTTATATACTTCAGTGTCTTCGGGGAGAGATCGATGATTCTGTGTTACCAAGAGTAGCTCCCATGCAAGGGCGCACGGATGGTCGTCCTCCGGAAGGTGGAGTTACCAATCTCACTCATACCATCAGCAATGGGGGCACTCGTTTGGAATATACCTATCAGAATCAAACATATTATCTGCAGTATAGCGAGAGTGATACCGCTAATTGCTATGATTTTGAAACCAGAACTGTAACCAATAATGGTGAAGTCGTTGTGGGGGAGTACTGCCGTGAATAG
- a CDS encoding Glu/Leu/Phe/Val family dehydrogenase — MSETYSFSQNVNDIFVASAKLMNISQDVIDQIKFCNSVIQVKFPVRLNGSLDVFTGWRAVHSEHRLPVKGGIRYALEVNQDEVEALSALMSYKCAIVDVPFGGAKGGLCIDPSRYNDQQLEKITRAFTREMTKRSFISPAENVPAPDMGTNARTMAWIADEYRSLRPQDINALGCVTGKPVEQGGIRGRTEATGRGVFFGLEELLNQDEFIKPFGIKPGIKGKTVVIQGFGNVGYHSAKFLEEAGAKIIGIAERDGFILRESGFNVEEIHKQFLKTRSVRDIPDVDYYQDSKKGLEHPCDILIPAALEGQITEENAPRIKAKLIAEAANGPVSTAGDKILNEKGILVLPDVYLNAGGVTVSYFEWIKNLSHIRFGRMDRKLEDMRGKRVLQLFEKLLDKPIPSEIAQKFNFGADELEVINSGLEDTMKNALNEIIQLKASRDMPDLRTAAYALAAKKIARYYEIMSL; from the coding sequence ATGAGTGAAACGTATTCCTTTAGTCAAAATGTGAATGATATCTTTGTTGCTTCAGCCAAGCTGATGAACATCTCCCAGGATGTGATCGATCAGATCAAGTTCTGTAACAGTGTGATCCAAGTAAAGTTTCCTGTTCGCCTCAATGGCTCACTTGACGTTTTTACTGGATGGCGGGCAGTCCATAGTGAGCACCGACTGCCGGTCAAAGGAGGTATCCGCTATGCCCTCGAAGTCAATCAAGATGAGGTCGAAGCTCTTTCCGCATTGATGTCCTATAAATGTGCGATCGTTGATGTTCCATTTGGAGGTGCTAAAGGTGGTCTTTGCATCGATCCAAGTCGCTATAACGATCAACAGCTCGAAAAAATCACCCGCGCCTTCACTCGCGAGATGACAAAGCGATCTTTCATCAGCCCGGCAGAAAACGTTCCTGCTCCAGACATGGGCACCAATGCTCGAACCATGGCTTGGATAGCTGATGAGTACCGAAGTCTCAGGCCCCAAGACATCAATGCTCTAGGCTGTGTCACTGGAAAGCCGGTTGAACAAGGAGGAATACGTGGCCGTACGGAAGCCACTGGACGCGGAGTTTTTTTCGGTCTTGAGGAACTACTCAACCAAGACGAATTTATTAAACCATTTGGAATAAAGCCTGGAATTAAAGGCAAGACTGTCGTTATCCAAGGTTTTGGCAATGTCGGTTATCACTCGGCTAAATTTCTAGAGGAAGCAGGCGCAAAGATTATCGGCATTGCTGAACGTGATGGATTCATTCTTCGCGAGAGCGGATTCAACGTCGAAGAGATTCATAAGCAGTTTCTAAAAACCCGTTCTGTGCGGGATATCCCAGATGTAGACTACTATCAAGATTCTAAGAAAGGACTGGAACACCCTTGTGATATTCTGATACCAGCCGCACTAGAAGGCCAGATTACCGAAGAAAATGCTCCTCGCATCAAAGCTAAGCTTATAGCAGAGGCTGCCAATGGCCCGGTCAGCACAGCCGGTGATAAAATCTTAAACGAAAAGGGTATCTTAGTTTTGCCAGATGTCTACCTAAATGCAGGCGGGGTCACAGTTTCCTATTTTGAATGGATTAAAAACCTATCTCACATTCGGTTCGGCCGCATGGATCGAAAGCTCGAAGATATGCGCGGCAAAAGAGTTTTACAGCTATTTGAAAAACTTCTTGATAAGCCGATACCTTCTGAGATCGCACAAAAGTTTAACTTCGGTGCTGATGAACTAGAAGTGATTAACTCCGGACTTGAAGACACGATGAAGAATGCCCTTAACGAGATTATTCAGCTAAAAGCTAGCCGCGATATGCCTGATCTTAGAACAGCAGCATATGCACTAGCTGCCAAGAAGATCGCACGCTACTACGAAATCATGTCTTTGTAA
- the kstD gene encoding 3-oxosteroid 1-dehydrogenase: MTDFPNETTTASRRRFIKNAMASGLIASSGIIKLEGFTAFAAEQEFDVVVVGSGAAGMTAALKAAHEGLRVVLIEKSSKFGGSTARSGGGIWIRNNEILDEVGVQDTPEEASAYLAAVVGDDVPQAKQAAFLQAGPEMISFVRQTTPLDFRWMKDYSDYYPNFYGAKPEGASIEPEIFDGCMLGEDRDLLEPPYIPTPPGVVVFGGDYKWLTLATVTGTGIATGAKAIGRFVKAKAQGVDPLTMGQALAAGLRVGLKQKAVPVWLETPLLDLSLDEKGHVNGVVVAHKGVNTLLKAKSGVILATGGFERNQAMRKEYQKGPIGIDWTLGSRANEGEGILAGEQIGADLELMDDAWWGPTIPLTKDEPYFCLSERSLPGSIIINGSAQRFVNESSPYHDVVNAMYEQDVIDGELPIWMITDQNYRNRYLFRDVLPALPFPKEWYESGAVTRSWTLKGLAKKIKLSPEALEATVDRFNNYAKEGVDPEFGRGENAYDRYYADPGVSPNPSLGGICLPPFYAFRVVPGDLGTKGGLRTDERSRVLRPNGSPISGLYAAGNASSSVMGRSYAGAGSTIGPAMTFGFIAANDMAQAARRDGSNPS, encoded by the coding sequence ATGACAGACTTTCCAAACGAAACGACGACTGCTAGCCGACGTCGATTTATAAAGAATGCTATGGCCAGTGGTCTGATTGCTTCTTCAGGGATCATCAAGCTCGAAGGCTTCACCGCCTTTGCAGCAGAGCAGGAGTTCGATGTCGTTGTCGTTGGCTCTGGAGCTGCTGGAATGACAGCTGCTCTAAAAGCTGCCCACGAAGGATTGCGCGTGGTCTTAATAGAGAAATCTTCTAAGTTTGGAGGCTCGACCGCTCGGTCTGGGGGTGGTATATGGATTCGAAATAACGAAATCCTCGATGAGGTGGGGGTGCAAGATACTCCCGAAGAAGCTTCTGCATACCTAGCCGCAGTTGTAGGTGATGATGTTCCTCAGGCTAAGCAGGCAGCTTTTCTTCAAGCAGGGCCAGAAATGATTTCGTTTGTCCGGCAAACGACTCCTCTCGATTTTCGTTGGATGAAGGATTATTCTGACTATTATCCCAATTTCTATGGTGCCAAGCCAGAGGGAGCTTCCATCGAACCAGAGATTTTCGATGGATGCATGTTAGGTGAGGATCGAGACCTCCTCGAACCACCCTATATTCCCACACCTCCTGGAGTCGTTGTATTTGGTGGAGATTACAAGTGGCTAACTCTAGCAACCGTGACCGGCACCGGCATCGCTACAGGAGCCAAGGCGATTGGTCGTTTTGTTAAGGCCAAAGCACAGGGAGTCGATCCACTCACCATGGGCCAGGCACTAGCAGCTGGGCTTCGCGTTGGACTAAAGCAAAAGGCAGTCCCAGTGTGGCTTGAGACTCCGCTCTTAGACCTAAGCCTAGATGAAAAAGGCCATGTGAACGGAGTCGTCGTTGCTCATAAGGGCGTGAATACCTTACTAAAGGCTAAGTCGGGAGTCATCCTAGCTACTGGTGGATTTGAACGAAATCAAGCTATGCGTAAGGAATATCAAAAAGGCCCTATTGGTATCGATTGGACTTTGGGTAGCCGGGCTAATGAGGGTGAAGGCATCCTTGCTGGTGAACAAATCGGCGCTGACCTCGAACTCATGGACGATGCCTGGTGGGGACCAACGATTCCTCTTACAAAAGATGAACCTTACTTTTGCCTTTCAGAGCGTTCTTTACCTGGAAGCATCATTATTAACGGTAGCGCTCAGCGGTTTGTCAATGAGTCGAGCCCCTACCACGACGTTGTCAATGCAATGTACGAACAAGACGTTATTGATGGCGAGCTCCCCATCTGGATGATTACCGATCAGAACTATCGCAATCGCTACCTGTTCCGTGACGTTCTCCCAGCCCTTCCCTTTCCGAAAGAATGGTATGAAAGTGGAGCAGTCACCCGATCATGGACCCTTAAAGGTTTAGCAAAAAAAATCAAACTATCTCCTGAAGCACTTGAAGCAACAGTTGATAGGTTCAACAACTACGCAAAAGAAGGAGTTGATCCCGAGTTTGGCCGCGGCGAGAACGCCTACGATCGCTATTATGCTGATCCCGGTGTAAGCCCGAACCCAAGCCTAGGGGGCATCTGCCTACCGCCGTTCTATGCTTTCCGTGTGGTGCCAGGAGACTTAGGCACTAAGGGAGGCTTACGAACCGACGAACGATCACGGGTGTTACGACCCAATGGGTCTCCTATCTCAGGATTATATGCTGCTGGGAATGCGAGTAGCTCTGTTATGGGACGGAGTTATGCTGGTGCTGGATCAACGATCGGCCCGGCCATGACCTTTGGTTTTATTGCTGCAAATGACATGGCACAAGCTGCAAGGCGAGACGGAAGCAATCCAAGTTAG
- a CDS encoding M3 family metallopeptidase: protein MPATGSEQIAQNTLIQEWQGPYQGVPAFDKMNLDDLMPAFDYLTAQHLERIDMIASNSKAPTFENTIVALEKADRDMGRLFTYYGIWAANKSSPEFRNIQRQLVPKLSAYNSKITQNQKLFDRVKAVHESKAVKQMGQEEQRLVSLVYDRFARNGATLNSKDKERFAAINRQLAELYVQFGNNILADEENYILYLKKDQLSGLPESFVKSASAIAEKNGKPGLYAITNTRSSMDPFLRFSTERALREKVWNNYYNRGDNNDENDNNQIISQILKLRHERVQLLGYKNFASWRLENRMAKTPEQAEALLLKVWPAAINRVEEEVRDMQAIADAEKANIKIKPWDYRFYAEKVRLKKYDIDSNEVKKYLQLDNLTDAMFYVAGRLFDFRFTPVKEGSVPVFHPDVNVWEVTKISTDEHVGLWYLDPYARPGKRSGAWATSYRSHTNMDGKATNVLSSNNSNFVKAAPGEPILVSWDDANTFFHEFGHALHFLASNVKYPTLNGGVRDYTEFQSQLLERWLLTDEVINRYLKHYKTGKPMPASLIKKIKQASNFNQGFGTTEYLASAIIDLKLHTTDPEGIDPRKFEKETLAGLGMPEELVMRHRTPHFGHVFSGEGYAAGYYGYLWAEVLTSDAAEAFQAAPGGFYDKDLGQRLVKYLFAPRNAIDPNEAYRLFRGKDPKAESLMRDRGFIDSH from the coding sequence ATCCCGGCAACGGGTAGTGAGCAGATTGCTCAAAACACTCTGATTCAAGAATGGCAAGGCCCCTACCAAGGCGTACCAGCCTTCGATAAGATGAATCTCGATGATCTGATGCCAGCGTTTGACTATCTTACTGCGCAGCACCTAGAACGAATTGATATGATCGCTAGTAACTCCAAAGCCCCAACTTTTGAAAACACCATTGTGGCTCTTGAGAAGGCTGATCGGGATATGGGTCGGCTTTTTACCTACTACGGAATCTGGGCAGCTAATAAGTCGTCCCCAGAATTCCGTAACATTCAACGGCAGCTAGTACCTAAACTTTCTGCTTACAATTCTAAAATCACTCAAAACCAGAAGCTGTTTGATCGCGTTAAAGCAGTTCACGAAAGCAAAGCTGTCAAGCAAATGGGTCAAGAAGAGCAGCGCCTTGTATCCCTGGTTTACGATCGATTTGCTCGCAATGGCGCTACGCTGAATAGCAAGGACAAAGAGCGTTTTGCAGCAATCAATCGCCAACTCGCAGAACTCTACGTACAATTTGGCAATAACATTCTCGCTGACGAAGAAAACTATATTCTTTATCTTAAGAAAGATCAGCTTTCTGGATTGCCAGAGTCTTTTGTAAAGAGTGCATCCGCAATCGCAGAGAAGAATGGCAAGCCTGGACTTTACGCGATTACCAACACCCGTTCATCCATGGACCCTTTTCTACGCTTCTCCACAGAGCGTGCCCTGCGGGAAAAAGTCTGGAATAACTACTATAACCGCGGCGATAACAACGACGAAAATGACAACAATCAGATCATCTCTCAGATCTTGAAGCTTCGTCACGAGCGGGTCCAGCTTTTGGGTTACAAAAACTTCGCTAGCTGGCGCTTAGAGAATCGTATGGCGAAGACTCCAGAGCAAGCGGAAGCATTGCTCTTAAAAGTATGGCCAGCAGCGATCAATCGTGTCGAGGAAGAAGTTCGAGACATGCAAGCCATCGCAGATGCAGAAAAAGCGAATATCAAGATAAAGCCATGGGACTATCGCTTCTACGCTGAAAAAGTGCGCCTGAAAAAGTACGATATCGATTCTAATGAAGTGAAGAAGTACCTCCAGCTTGATAACTTGACTGACGCTATGTTCTATGTTGCTGGCCGCCTTTTCGATTTCCGTTTCACCCCAGTGAAAGAAGGAAGTGTGCCGGTATTCCATCCCGATGTGAACGTCTGGGAAGTGACAAAGATTTCCACTGACGAACACGTTGGCTTATGGTACCTCGATCCCTATGCAAGGCCAGGCAAACGTTCTGGTGCTTGGGCGACCAGCTACCGAAGCCACACCAATATGGATGGCAAAGCTACCAATGTGCTGTCTTCAAATAACTCAAACTTTGTTAAAGCAGCGCCGGGTGAACCCATTCTGGTGTCATGGGATGATGCCAATACATTCTTCCATGAGTTTGGTCATGCCCTGCACTTCTTAGCATCCAACGTTAAGTACCCAACACTCAATGGCGGTGTCCGTGACTATACCGAGTTTCAATCGCAACTCCTAGAGCGATGGCTGTTGACTGATGAAGTCATCAATCGCTATTTGAAACACTATAAAACTGGCAAGCCAATGCCAGCTAGTCTGATTAAAAAGATCAAACAGGCTTCGAACTTCAACCAGGGGTTTGGAACAACTGAATATTTAGCATCCGCTATTATCGACTTAAAACTCCACACTACTGACCCAGAAGGTATCGACCCTCGCAAATTCGAAAAGGAAACTTTGGCAGGGTTAGGAATGCCCGAAGAATTGGTGATGCGCCATCGTACACCACACTTTGGCCACGTCTTCTCCGGCGAAGGCTATGCTGCTGGCTATTACGGTTACCTTTGGGCTGAGGTACTTACCTCAGATGCAGCAGAAGCGTTCCAAGCTGCCCCAGGTGGTTTCTATGACAAAGATCTTGGTCAACGATTGGTGAAGTACCTTTTTGCTCCACGCAACGCCATAGATCCTAACGAAGCCTACCGTCTCTTCCGCGGTAAAGACCCTAAAGCAGAGTCTTTGATGCGAGACCGTGGCTTCATCGACAGCCACTAA
- a CDS encoding DUF1552 domain-containing protein: MTKLSRRHFFNYASHTLVAAALWRTFQSTRAFGAEGRKKILICTNPNGHHNSQDTAAALQMGLGSKAKAQTAILQGLDFEVTRAHGDWHAGEMSLLSFSKDQKSRVPSFFTSLGLSNNDIKYLGIDVGNRHYAIDSAGNPINAIEDPSLAMRSFFGRSLQSVNSYDLALIESGRKNMLDPCLDDVKRLRSLLGQDKELFDNYLHHLQNHYAEIVKQEEAKNGNNGSDGGGNDGGGNPSDPGNSNGGGGAGEPGSRFEAATCNKNAPLSGGSSVEAKHEDMLEVAYQLMACDMAQVVVVSFLNNNTDPQHNLIHGNGGQDGGASFKAFTSGVQSRVAKLANRLSEGDYNILDRSAVVYMSEGGAHADSPSGGFSTGHPTANIPCAVYGSLGGAISKSGIINVNGQTNRNLWRQLADGMSASGKADLSAIGGDGISPIGI, encoded by the coding sequence ATGACAAAATTATCGCGACGACACTTTTTTAATTACGCTAGCCACACTTTAGTAGCAGCAGCCTTATGGCGAACCTTCCAGTCAACCAGAGCATTTGGTGCGGAAGGACGAAAGAAAATATTAATCTGTACCAATCCTAACGGTCATCACAACTCGCAGGATACTGCGGCAGCCCTACAAATGGGATTAGGCTCTAAAGCTAAAGCGCAAACGGCAATCTTGCAAGGTCTCGACTTTGAAGTGACCAGGGCTCATGGTGATTGGCATGCTGGTGAGATGTCCCTTTTGAGTTTCTCAAAAGACCAGAAGAGCCGGGTTCCATCGTTCTTTACCAGCCTTGGACTTTCCAATAACGATATTAAATACCTTGGTATCGATGTTGGCAACCGCCACTACGCTATCGACTCAGCTGGTAACCCCATCAATGCGATCGAAGATCCTTCGTTAGCAATGAGATCGTTCTTTGGGCGCTCCTTGCAGAGTGTTAACAGCTATGATCTAGCATTGATTGAGTCTGGCCGTAAGAATATGCTTGACCCTTGTCTCGATGATGTGAAGCGTTTGAGGAGTCTTCTAGGCCAAGATAAGGAGCTTTTCGATAACTACCTGCACCACTTGCAGAATCATTATGCCGAAATTGTAAAGCAAGAAGAAGCGAAGAATGGCAATAATGGTAGCGATGGTGGCGGTAATGATGGCGGTGGCAACCCTTCCGATCCGGGTAACTCCAACGGCGGTGGTGGTGCTGGAGAGCCAGGAAGCAGATTTGAAGCGGCTACCTGTAATAAAAATGCTCCACTCAGCGGTGGTAGCTCCGTGGAAGCAAAGCATGAAGACATGCTTGAAGTTGCCTATCAACTGATGGCTTGTGATATGGCTCAGGTTGTTGTGGTTTCCTTTTTAAATAACAACACCGATCCTCAGCATAACTTAATCCACGGTAATGGTGGACAAGATGGTGGCGCCTCCTTTAAGGCCTTTACTTCAGGAGTTCAAAGCCGTGTTGCCAAGCTTGCGAATCGCTTGTCGGAAGGTGACTACAACATCCTTGATCGCTCAGCTGTGGTCTATATGAGTGAGGGTGGTGCTCATGCAGATAGCCCTAGTGGTGGATTCAGCACGGGTCACCCTACCGCTAACATCCCTTGTGCGGTTTATGGTAGTCTTGGTGGCGCGATTTCAAAAAGTGGCATTATCAATGTCAATGGTCAAACCAATCGCAATTTGTGGCGTCAGCTAGCTGATGGCATGTCAGCTTCTGGAAAAGCAGACCTTTCTGCGATCGGTGGTGACGGAATCTCGCCTATAGGCATCTAA
- a CDS encoding DUF1592 domain-containing protein, with amino-acid sequence MALNRFLINALMIGLGMGALNQSCSQRPGAFLTRNSDDKPSGAKVGNQEFEEVSTKEAESFDAEMQNGIFGMILNDISKDSCTESQGRPEVRLITAQEYISGAEDAFGIDLDDEILMLNLPTDTVEVLGFDHFSQFNKLSKERLERYLDVNGRVAKQVREELAANVINCGKDAKACIQDWLEENLPKLWRMKIDGETIQREMANVNTFGADADGFAILAERLLLSHNFLYRKQLGLDGTLDSWEVASILADSLWAGPPSAELVSLANNGRLNSANSIRSQAEAMIADPMFYDGVKRFTEAWLTTKKIDRKDFAAAGNMDITDDVKASLKEESAGFLYYLVRSGQNKFSDIFDADFTVGNQAFANVYNLSPSSSNVDGLPNGMMPLQFPADRKGLASQPSVAVVSSNLETTNPPKRGKEIMEKFLCQTLETPENIADVVANTKFDKEKSVIDAFDEATNFGTCAGCHSVVNGPGFGMENVGSDGRIRTQDDHGFAVMANLPGSLLVSMESKNGKPFSGVAGLSETLKDTKEVEVCLAVQAFRMVYGRLEKEQDTCTIANAYKRSISTELEFDKLFVELIVQRSLHTK; translated from the coding sequence ATGGCTCTCAATAGATTTCTTATAAACGCACTTATGATTGGTTTGGGAATGGGCGCTCTCAATCAATCCTGCTCTCAAAGACCAGGCGCTTTTCTTACTAGGAATAGTGATGATAAGCCATCTGGAGCAAAGGTGGGCAATCAAGAGTTCGAAGAGGTTTCTACCAAGGAGGCTGAAAGCTTTGACGCCGAGATGCAGAACGGCATCTTTGGTATGATCCTAAACGATATTAGCAAGGATAGCTGCACTGAGTCTCAAGGCAGGCCAGAGGTTCGTTTGATTACGGCTCAGGAATACATTAGCGGTGCAGAGGATGCCTTTGGAATCGATCTTGATGATGAAATCCTCATGCTTAACCTGCCAACTGACACCGTGGAAGTCTTAGGCTTTGATCATTTTAGCCAATTCAACAAACTTTCGAAAGAACGCCTGGAGCGATACCTCGATGTTAATGGTCGGGTTGCCAAGCAGGTGAGAGAGGAACTTGCCGCTAATGTGATCAACTGTGGCAAGGATGCTAAGGCTTGTATCCAAGACTGGCTAGAAGAAAATCTGCCAAAACTTTGGCGGATGAAAATCGACGGGGAGACCATTCAACGAGAGATGGCTAACGTTAATACCTTCGGCGCAGATGCTGACGGCTTTGCGATTCTTGCTGAACGGCTCTTGCTATCCCATAACTTTCTTTATCGAAAGCAACTTGGCCTTGACGGTACGCTCGATAGCTGGGAAGTGGCTTCGATCCTTGCTGATAGCCTTTGGGCTGGGCCCCCATCTGCTGAGTTAGTGAGTCTGGCCAATAATGGACGCTTGAACTCTGCTAATTCAATTCGCTCTCAGGCTGAAGCTATGATTGCAGATCCAATGTTCTATGATGGAGTGAAGCGATTCACTGAAGCATGGCTTACCACTAAGAAAATTGATCGCAAAGACTTTGCTGCTGCTGGAAACATGGATATCACTGATGATGTGAAGGCGAGCTTGAAAGAGGAGTCCGCGGGCTTCCTATACTATCTTGTCCGTTCTGGTCAAAATAAGTTCTCGGATATCTTCGATGCTGATTTTACTGTTGGTAATCAGGCCTTTGCTAACGTTTATAACCTAAGCCCCAGCAGCTCTAATGTAGATGGTCTGCCCAATGGGATGATGCCACTTCAGTTCCCCGCAGATCGAAAAGGTCTGGCGTCCCAGCCGAGCGTTGCTGTGGTATCTAGTAACTTGGAAACCACTAACCCACCGAAGCGCGGTAAGGAAATCATGGAGAAGTTTCTGTGTCAAACCCTAGAAACACCAGAGAATATTGCGGATGTGGTTGCGAATACGAAGTTTGATAAAGAGAAAAGCGTTATTGATGCTTTCGATGAAGCGACAAACTTTGGCACCTGTGCCGGTTGCCATTCCGTAGTCAACGGGCCAGGTTTTGGTATGGAAAACGTTGGATCTGACGGACGCATCAGAACCCAGGATGATCACGGCTTCGCTGTGATGGCCAACCTTCCAGGAAGTCTTTTGGTTTCTATGGAAAGTAAGAACGGAAAGCCTTTTTCCGGAGTGGCTGGTCTCAGTGAAACGTTAAAAGATACGAAGGAGGTCGAGGTTTGCTTGGCTGTTCAGGCCTTCAGAATGGTTTATGGACGTTTAGAGAAGGAGCAGGACACCTGTACGATTGCGAACGCCTACAAGCGATCCATCAGTACGGAACTGGAATTTGACAAGCTGTTTGTTGAGCTGATTGTACAACGTTCATTGCACACTAAATAA